The DNA sequence GAACTGGAGCGGGCGATCGTCGAGGCGTTCGTCACTGTCGACTCGATCGCCGGGGCGGTCGTCGGCACGTACGACGCCCCGGACGGGTTCGATCCGCGCGTCCAGGCCGGCGGCGACGTGCCGGCGGACGCCGGCCTCCTTCCCGAACCCGCCGAGGCGTCGGCGGTCGACCCCGCAGACATCGCCGGGGAACGGGAACGCGTCGCGACGCGTCGCCACCTCCAGGAGGACCCGATCGACGAGTGGCGGGCCGTCGCCGACGAGGACGGCTACCGCGCCGTCGTGGCGGTCCCGTTCGTCGCAGAACGGCGGCTGGTCGGTATGCTCGGGCTGTACGCGTCGGTTCCGGACGCGTTCGATGACCGCGAGCGAGAGATCCTCCAGGAGTTCGGCGGCACGATCGGCCACGCGATCAACGCGATGGCAGTTCGACGCCTCCTCTACGCGGACACCGTCGTCGAACTCGAGTTCGAGGCGACCGATCGCGGGGACGTGTGTATCGACCTCTCCCGGGAGGGCGACTGTCGGCTCTCGATCGATCACCTGCTCCCGTTGACCGACGAGGTGTTCGTCTACTACCTCACCGCGTCCGGGATCGACGCCGATCGGTTCCGTGATCTCGCGACGGCACGGCCGGAGATCGGGGAACTGCGCCGGATCGACGGCGACCCGACGGCCCACCGCTGGGAGGTCGAGATCCACGGCTCGACGATTGCGGCCTTTCTCACCGAGTACGGTGCGCGGGTTCGCTCCCAGGAGATCGACGGCGGAGTGGCGACCCTGGTCGTCGAGGCGAGCCCCGACACGGCGGTTCGCGAACTCACCGACGCCTTCCAGTCGACGTACCCCGAGACGACTCTCGTCGCCAAACGGACCGTCGAACGACCGCTCGACGCGGGCGGCGACTTCGGATCCGCGATCGACCCGGACCTGACGGAGAAACAGCGGACGGCGCTCGAGGCGGCCTACTACGGCGGCTACTTCGAGTGGCCCAGCCGGCAGAGCGACGCCGGAGACGTCGCCGATCGGCTCGGCATCGCTCGCCAGACGTTCCACCAGCACCTGCGCGTGGCCGAGGCGAAGCTTCTCGAGGCGTATCTCGAGGACGGGACCTGACGGCCGGACCCGAAACGGCCGCGACGCTCCGTTTTTCGGCGGAGACGACTCGATTTCACAACCAGGTAATACCAGAGCACGCAGGTACACTCCTTTCCCGCATTCGTCGTCTGGCTCGTGTAATGACAGCACGTTCGACCGAGACTGATCCGACGACCGCCGCGTTCGACGCCCTCTCGTCGTCTCGACGCCGCTATCTTCTCGCCCTTCTCTGCGATCGAGACGACGCGATGCCGGTCTCGCTGTCGACGCTCGCGACCGACGTCGCGACGCTGGAACACGATCACCCGATCGTGACCGACGAGCAGGCGCGACGCGCACACGTCCGGCTCGTCCACGTCGACGTGCCGAAACTCGTCGATCTGGGCGTCGTCACTCGCGACGCGGGACGGGCGGACGATGGGTCGAACGCGACCGAGGACGCGATCGCACTCGCGGACCACCCGATGCTCGAGATGCCGTGGGTCCGGACGCTCCTCGAGACCCCCTCGGGCGCGGTCTGTGACGAGGCGAGGCTCGATCGGACACTCGAGGCGCTCCGTTCGCCCCGTCGTCGGACCGTCCTCACCGTCATCGCGGGCCAGCGTGGCCCGGTTTCGATCGCCGACCTGGCAACGCTGGTCGTCGCGACCGAATCGGACGGGAAACGGCTGGTCGACGTCACCGAACCGGAATCGACGACCCTCGAGCAGACGCTCGTCCACGAGCACGTCCCGGCGCTCGAGGACGCCGGCCTGATTGCCAGGGACGACGATCGCGTCGCGATCGCCGCCGACGCACCGCCGTTCCAGGCCGACTGGATCGCCGAGAGTCCGATCGGCGACGTGGCCGACCTGGGATCGACGTCGCCGGTGCAGGGCGTGCCGAGTTCGGTTCCGGCTGGGTCCGAGGGGCCTGGAGCGACGCCCGCGAGCGGACGTTGCTGGACGGTCGAGGGATGTGAGGCGGTGATCGCGAGAGGGAACGAGATCGCCGATCGCGCCACCGACGAACTGTTCGTGACGGTGTCCGATCGGGGACGCCTCCAGGATCGGTGTCTCGAACGCTGGAGTGCCGCCGTCGATCGCGGCGTCGACGTCTACGTCGGCTCCAGTTCGGACCGCGTTCGGGAGATCGTTCGGAGCGCGTCGGACGACATTACCGTCTGTGAGCCGCAGTTCGACTGGCTCAACCTCCCGATCGAGCGGATCCACCCCGGCCGCCTCGTGTTCGCCGATCGCGAGGCCGCCATGCTGGTCACGATCGACGGCTCAGGAGCCGCCGAGCAAGCGCGGGCGACGGCGATCACCGGGACGGGGACGAACAACGCGCTGGTCCAGCTCCTCGGCGAACACCTCGGTCCCCGCCTCGATCGGCTCGCGGCCCGCTCCGACGACGTCGACGGGTGCGACGAGCGCGTGACCCCGATTCCGATGTGAGCGCGGCTGCTGCCCGTTCACCCGCCGGGTTCCGACCATCTGATCAGCACGGAGCGCGGCGAGGACCGGTCTCGAATGTCGCGGACGACGAACGTCGGACAAGGTTTATCTTTGTGTGCGTTGCTATCATCTATCGTGATTCTGGATGAGTAGACGGAACTACGAGTGCGAGGAGTGTGCCGAGACAGTGTATCCGCACACCTACCGCGCAACCTGTCCGGAGTGTGGAGGATCCCTGCGAACCGGGCAGATCCCGTAGTCGGCAGTGTGTCGCCACGATCGGCGTGACCGGTCTCGAACTGGTCAGTCGCGGATCAGGGAACCAGCAGGTAGATGAAGGCGATGTAGCCGACGACGAGCCCCGCCCCGTCGAGCCGCGTCAGCCGGCGGCCGTAGCCCATCATCCCGACCAGCAGGACGGTGAAGGCGACCATGATCGGGAGTTCGAACCGGAGCGTCGGCGCGGCGATCTCGATCGGTGTGATCAGCGCGACGATCCCGAGGACGGCGAGGACGTTGTAGATGTTCGAACCGACGACGTTCCCGATCGCGAACGCGGTTTCCCCGCGGAGGGCGCCGACGACGGAGGCCGCCAGTTCGGGCAGCGACGTCCCCAGTGCGAGGACGGTGAGCCCGATGAACAGGTCGGAGAAACCGAGCGCCGACAGGAGGGTCGTGCCGCCGGAGACGAGCCACCGGGAGCCGAGCACGAGCGCGACGAGGCCGCCGATCACGAGCGCCACGTCGCGAGCGCCGATTCCGCCGCCCGCATCCGGTTCGTCCATCATCGGTGCCGGATCGGCGTTCACGGAGTGGAGGAGGTAACCGGTGAACCCGGCGAGGACCAGCAGAAAGATCGTGCCTTCGAGGCGACCGATCGTGCCGTTCGCGCCGAGACCGACGAGCAAGAGTGCCGCGAAGATCATGAACGGAACGTGGCGACGCATGACGGTCTCGGAGACCGACAGGGGTTTGATGAGGGCGGAGACGCCCAGCACCAGCCCGATGTTCGCGATGTTCGAGCCGACGACGGCCCCGAGGCCGATATCCGTCGAGACGTCGAGCGCGCCGATGGTCGCGACGAAGAGTTCGGGCGCCGTGGTGGCGAAGGCGATGACCGTCACGCCGACGGTCGCCGCGCGGAGCCCGAACCCGAGTGCGAGCCGACCCGCGCCGGCGACGAGCAACTCGGCCCCGCCGTACAGTGCGACGATCCCGGCAAGGAGCAACACTATCGCGAGCGGGATCCCGGAGAGCATGTGGGCCGCTACTCGCGACCCGGGGATAAGGATCCCGAAACGGCCCGGCGGCTCAGGGTTCTGGACGTCGATCGGCGGATCGGTTCGTGCTCGGCCGGCCGCTCAGAACTGCCGCCGCCGGAGTTCGTCGAGACAGTTCTCGCCGTCGAACTCGATCGACGACGGCTTGAAATAGTTACAGTGGCCGTCGACCGAATCCACCGGCACGTCCGTGAAATTCTCGGGTGGGTCGTCGCTGGTGAACCAGCCACTGCAGTCCGATCCCGAACACCCGATTCCGGCGGTCCACTCCCGGATCGCGTAGATCGTACAGACGATGTCGTCGTTCGCCGAGTGGTAGTTGTACACGTGACCGGCGTTGTCCCGGATCCCGTCCTCGAACTCCCCACAGACCGCGTCGGGATCGATCGCGCCGCCCAGCAGGGCGACCGAATCGATCGTCACGCCGTCCAGGTGGGTCAGTGCGGCCAGGGTCACGCGGGCCCCGAGCGAGTGAGCGACGATCGTGATTGAGTCGTACGCGCTCCCGTTCTCGTTCAGCCAGGCGGCCAGCGTCGTCCCGGCGTCGTTCGCGCGCCACTTCGCGACGGTCCAGGTCACGTTCGAGTCCCACATCGCGGCTACCGCCGGCCGATCGACGCCCTCCTCCGCCAGCCCCTGGACGAGCGCGGTCGCCTGGTTCGCGCCGCTCCCGGCGATGTCCTCCAGCCCCTCGCCGCCGAAGAGGCCGTGGACGTAGAGCAACAGGTCGCCCGACCCGGGGATTGCCCCGGACTCGACCGGCGTGTCCCCGGCGACGTCGATCCGTTCGTCTATCGGCTCGGGCCAGTGGGTCAGGCACCCGCCCGTGACCGACCCCGCTGCGACCGACCCCGACGACGCTACGAGTCCGCCGATCCCGGTCGCCGACGCCGTCGCACCGCGCAGTATCGTCCGTCTATCGATCGTCTGTTCCCCCGTACTTTCGTCGTTCCCACTCATGGTAGTCACGTGCCACCGTGGCACACTGTAACAGTAATCAATAAACACTGGCATATAAATTTCTATGAAGAATATAGTTGAACCAAGTTTCCGTTTCTAGCTATTCGTCCCGATCGCCACGCCGGGACGTGACGAAGTCACATTCGTTATGTCCCTGCCGACGCGTGGGTTCCGTATGGCTATGGACGTGTACGGGTTGCTGGGCAACCCGGTCGGTCACTCGCTGTCGCCGCCGATGCACGAGGCGGCCTACGACGAACGTGGACTTGACGCGCGCTACGTCACCTTCGAACCCGATCGGGACGCGATCGAGGCCGCGATCGACGGTGCCGAGGCGCTCGGCGTCGCGGGGCTGAACGTGACGATTCCGTTCAAACAGGACGTCCTCGATCGCGTCGTGGCGGACGACCTGGCGCGGCGAATCGGGGCGGTCAACACGATCGACTTCTCGGGCGACGGGCCGCCGACGGGGCACAACACCGACGCGGAGGGGGCCATGCGCGCGCTCCGGGACCACGACGTCGCGGTCGACGGCGCGGACGCGGTCGTGGTCGGGGCCGGGGGTGCCGGGCGGGCGATCGCGTTCGGCCTCGCCGACGCGGGCGCGACCGTGGCGATCGCGAACCGGACCGAATCGACGGCACACGATCTCGCGGCCGAGGTATCCGGGGCGACGGGGCACGGTCTCGGCGCGCTCGCCGACCTGCTCGCGGACGCCGACGTGGCGATCAACGCCACCAGCGTCGGCATGGAGGAAGACGCGACGCCGATCCCGGCCGAAGCGCTGCACGGCGATCTGGCCGTGATGGACGCCGTCTACCGGCCGCTCGAGACGCGACTGCTTCGGGACGCCGCGGCGGTCGGGGCGACGACCGTCGACGGCGCCTGGATGTTGCTCTACCAGGGCGTGGAAGCGTTCGAACTGTGGACAGGTCTGGACGCGCCGGTCGACGCGATGAACGCGGCGTTGCGGTCACGGCTGTGACTCCCGACTCACCCGCCCGATCGGCCTGACCGTCCCGTATCAGCCGAATTTAAGTGCTGGTGCCGACTATATCGGGATAATGGCAATCCTCCAAAAGCTGAAGTCGCTGCTGGGGTTCGACGACTCGGGTCAGGAGCGAGGGTCTGCACGCGAGGTCGGCGTGACGGTCGAACGAGAGGGGAGCGAGCCGGACGACGATCGGTCGACCGGGACCGACGTCGCACCGGCACCCTCGTCCGCGACCGACACGGCCGCCGAGGCCGACGAACCCGACGAGACGGCGGACGAACCGGCGGCCGACGAACCCGACGAATCCGAGTCGCCTGCGGCCGAAACGACTGCCGCGGGCGCGACCGACTCGATCGTCGAGCCGACCGACGACCCCGACGAGGCGGCCGAACCGGCCGAAGCGGCCGGTCCGACCGAGACCGACGCGGCGCCGACCGCCGAGAAGACGCCCGACGAAGGGGTCGAGTCGACGGCCACGGGCGACGAACCGACCGTAGACGACGAGGAACCCGAGGCCGATGAAGAGGCCGTGGAAGCCGACGAGGGCGACGCCGAGGCCGGCGAACCGGAGCCGGCGGACGAGTCCGAACCCGACGACGAGGGCGAACCGGTCGACGTGATCAAGGGAATCGGCCCCGCCTACGCGGATCGGCTCGCGGACGCCGGCGTCGAAACCGTCGCCGACCTCGCGGCCGCCGACGCGGCCGACCTCGAGACCGAGACCGACATCTCCGAGACGCGGATCCAGGGCTGGATCGACAGGGCCGAAGTCAGATAGCGCTCGCCCGATCGTTCGACCCCCGACCGACCACCCGCTGATCGCCGGATTTTCGTCTCCGAAATCGCAAGAAGATTAGTCACCCGGCCCTTCTCCGGACACATGAGCGATCCGCGGGTCGTCACCACGCTCGACGCGTTTCGCGCCGTCGTTCGGGAGCGCAACGTCGCCGACGAGTCGACGACTCGCAGCGGACTCCGGGTCCCGATCGAGGTCCGGGTCACCGTCCCCGATCCGTTTCTCGCCTACCGCCGGGCCCGATCGGACGGCGGGGGTGCGTTCCTCGAGACGACCGGCGGCCAGCCCGGCTGGGGGTACTTCGGCGTCGACCCGGTCGATCGGCTCACCGTCGGCCCAGATGCAGTACCGCGAACCGCCGGCGACGAGTCGCCGACGCTGGCCGCCCTGGAGGGACTCCTCGACGGCGATCGGCTCGCCCGCGGCGACTGCGACGTGCCCTATCCCTGCGGGGCGGTGGGCTGGCTCTCGTACGACGTCGCCCGCGAACTGGAGTCGCTTCCCGAATCCGCCGTCGACGATCGAAGCCTCCCGCGGCTCGAGGTGGCCGTCTTCGATCGGCTGGCGGCCTGGGAGGGACCGACGGGCGGCGACGCGACGCTGCGGATAACGGCCTGTCCGCGTGTCGATGCGAGCCCCGACGACGGGGCCACGGCGGACGACGCCGGCGACGGAACTGCGGCCGACGAGGACGCCATCGCCGCTATCTACGATCGCGGCCGGGAGCGTGCGCTCGCTCTCGCGCGAGCCGTCGTCGACGGCGATCCGGCGATCGGCGAGCCACCGGTCGCAACCCGGGAAGCGACGTTCGAGAGCGACTGCGGGCGGACGGCGTTCGCCGACCGGGTCCGGCGGGCGAAGGCGTACGTCCGGGACGGTGACACCTTCCAGGCGAACGTCTCCCAGCGGTTGACCGCGCCCGCCGCGGTCCACCCGGTCGCCGCCTACGACGCCGTGCGGCGTG is a window from the Halosolutus amylolyticus genome containing:
- a CDS encoding shikimate dehydrogenase, with product MDVYGLLGNPVGHSLSPPMHEAAYDERGLDARYVTFEPDRDAIEAAIDGAEALGVAGLNVTIPFKQDVLDRVVADDLARRIGAVNTIDFSGDGPPTGHNTDAEGAMRALRDHDVAVDGADAVVVGAGGAGRAIAFGLADAGATVAIANRTESTAHDLAAEVSGATGHGLGALADLLADADVAINATSVGMEEDATPIPAEALHGDLAVMDAVYRPLETRLLRDAAAVGATTVDGAWMLLYQGVEAFELWTGLDAPVDAMNAALRSRL
- a CDS encoding helix-hairpin-helix domain-containing protein, whose amino-acid sequence is MAILQKLKSLLGFDDSGQERGSAREVGVTVEREGSEPDDDRSTGTDVAPAPSSATDTAAEADEPDETADEPAADEPDESESPAAETTAAGATDSIVEPTDDPDEAAEPAEAAGPTETDAAPTAEKTPDEGVESTATGDEPTVDDEEPEADEEAVEADEGDAEAGEPEPADESEPDDEGEPVDVIKGIGPAYADRLADAGVETVADLAAADAADLETETDISETRIQGWIDRAEVR
- a CDS encoding DUF7344 domain-containing protein; translation: MTARSTETDPTTAAFDALSSSRRRYLLALLCDRDDAMPVSLSTLATDVATLEHDHPIVTDEQARRAHVRLVHVDVPKLVDLGVVTRDAGRADDGSNATEDAIALADHPMLEMPWVRTLLETPSGAVCDEARLDRTLEALRSPRRRTVLTVIAGQRGPVSIADLATLVVATESDGKRLVDVTEPESTTLEQTLVHEHVPALEDAGLIARDDDRVAIAADAPPFQADWIAESPIGDVADLGSTSPVQGVPSSVPAGSEGPGATPASGRCWTVEGCEAVIARGNEIADRATDELFVTVSDRGRLQDRCLERWSAAVDRGVDVYVGSSSDRVREIVRSASDDITVCEPQFDWLNLPIERIHPGRLVFADREAAMLVTIDGSGAAEQARATAITGTGTNNALVQLLGEHLGPRLDRLAARSDDVDGCDERVTPIPM
- a CDS encoding calcium/sodium antiporter, which codes for MLSGIPLAIVLLLAGIVALYGGAELLVAGAGRLALGFGLRAATVGVTVIAFATTAPELFVATIGALDVSTDIGLGAVVGSNIANIGLVLGVSALIKPLSVSETVMRRHVPFMIFAALLLVGLGANGTIGRLEGTIFLLVLAGFTGYLLHSVNADPAPMMDEPDAGGGIGARDVALVIGGLVALVLGSRWLVSGGTTLLSALGFSDLFIGLTVLALGTSLPELAASVVGALRGETAFAIGNVVGSNIYNVLAVLGIVALITPIEIAAPTLRFELPIMVAFTVLLVGMMGYGRRLTRLDGAGLVVGYIAFIYLLVP
- a CDS encoding DUF726 domain-containing protein; translation: MSGNDESTGEQTIDRRTILRGATASATGIGGLVASSGSVAAGSVTGGCLTHWPEPIDERIDVAGDTPVESGAIPGSGDLLLYVHGLFGGEGLEDIAGSGANQATALVQGLAEEGVDRPAVAAMWDSNVTWTVAKWRANDAGTTLAAWLNENGSAYDSITIVAHSLGARVTLAALTHLDGVTIDSVALLGGAIDPDAVCGEFEDGIRDNAGHVYNYHSANDDIVCTIYAIREWTAGIGCSGSDCSGWFTSDDPPENFTDVPVDSVDGHCNYFKPSSIEFDGENCLDELRRRQF
- a CDS encoding anthranilate synthase component I family protein codes for the protein MSDPRVVTTLDAFRAVVRERNVADESTTRSGLRVPIEVRVTVPDPFLAYRRARSDGGGAFLETTGGQPGWGYFGVDPVDRLTVGPDAVPRTAGDESPTLAALEGLLDGDRLARGDCDVPYPCGAVGWLSYDVARELESLPESAVDDRSLPRLEVAVFDRLAAWEGPTGGDATLRITACPRVDASPDDGATADDAGDGTAADEDAIAAIYDRGRERALALARAVVDGDPAIGEPPVATREATFESDCGRTAFADRVRRAKAYVRDGDTFQANVSQRLTAPAAVHPVAAYDAVRRVNPAPYSCLLEFRAVDLVSASPELLLECEERRFAASPGGWRERDGGFVRTEPIAGTRPRGATPEADAELEADLRTDEKERAEHAMLVDLERNDLGKVCEYGSVAVEEYRRIDRYAEVMHLVSNVTGRLRPDETLADAIAAVFPGGTITGAPKPRTMEIIDELEATRRGPYTGSVGIFGFDGRATLNIVIRTLVRQADEYHLRVGAGIVHDSDPDREYDETLDKARALITAVDEALGERAELELEAVGESEPEQAGEDGGESGD